A stretch of Salarias fasciatus chromosome 23, fSalaFa1.1, whole genome shotgun sequence DNA encodes these proteins:
- the lamp3 gene encoding lysosome-associated membrane glycoprotein 3 has translation MGQIVLTSKSSLLLLLVSIPGVLLQRQESSSHPPLRPAEAQIYQPALQPSESIPPIGTYMLRNQAGEPCVKVTLGVEYIVVEKMKSWYFSMDPTRVGTSGYCTNNLAVLSLMLPHSSAGLQFTFMKEKKTFYVQQLEAHISPQPICEKCANKTYVGLLAQKKLFVTSDGQSFKCASETLLVLSPQLKIKLVPLQMQAFSLPRGAYGTELECWADYNKRVIPIVIGAVVVGLLLIAMLTFLFIKDRRTQDYERL, from the exons GCGTCCTCCTCCAGAGACAGGAGAGCtcctcccacccccccctcAGGCCTGCTGAGGCTCAAATCTATCAGCCGGCCTTGCAACCCTCTGAGTCCATCCCCCCTATAG GGACCTACATGCTGAGAAACCAAGCAGGGGAGCCGTGCGTCAAAGTCACTTTAGGAGTCGAGTACATTGTGGTGGAAAAAATG aaGTCCTGGTATTTCAGCATGGATCCAACCAGAGTTGGGACCAGCGGTTACTGTACCAACAACTTGGCTGTTCTTTCCCTCATGCTGCCACACAGCTCTGCTGGTCTGCAGTTCACCTTCATGAAG GAAAAGAAGACTTTCTATGTCCAGCAGCTCGAAGCTCACATATCTCCTCAGCCCATCTGTGAAAAATGTGCCA ATAAGACGTACgtggggctgctggctcagaaGAAGCTCTTCGTCACGTCAGACGGCCAAAGCTTCAAGTGCGCCTCTGAGACTCTGCTTGTGTTGTCGCCTCAGCTGAAGATCAAGCTGGTTCCTCTGCAGATGCAGGCCTTCAGTCTGCCCAGAGGAGCGTACGGAACAG AGCTGGAGTGTTGGGCTGATTATAACAAGAGAGTAATTCCTATTGTCATCGGCGCCGTGGTGGTGGGTCTCCTCCTGATTGCTATGCTGACTTTCCTCTTCATCAAAGACCGCCGCACGCAAGATTATGAGAGGCTCTGA